The following DNA comes from Bradyrhizobium sp. SK17.
GATCGCGCGCTACTTCTTGTTGAGCGCGAACACCCAGATCACGCCGCCTTGCGGCACGTTGTTCTCGAAGCCCGCGACCTTGCCGGCCAGCGCGTCCTGGATGCGCTGCGCGTCGACGCCCCAACCCGACTGCACCGCGATGTATTGCGTGCCGTCGACCTCATAGGACATCGGCATCGCCATGATGCCGGAGTTGGTCTTCTGCTCCCACAACAGCTCGCCGGTCTTGGCATTGAAGATGCGGAAGGCGCGGTCGTTGGTGCCGCCGGCGAGCACCAGATCGCCCGCGGTCGCGGTCACCGAGCCGAACAACTGCGAGGTCTTGTAGTCGTGCTGCCAGACCTTCTTGCCGGTCGCCGGATCCCACGCCTGCAACTCGCCGAAATGATCGGCGTTGGGCGCCGGGAATAGTCCGATGTCCTCCGGCTTGGTGCCGAGCCAGAGCTGACCGGGAACCAGCGGCTGCTTCTCGCCGGTGAAGCCGCCGCAGAAGTTTTCATTGGCGGGAACGTAGACCAGCTTGGTGTTCGGACTGTAGGCCGCCGACGGCCAGTCCTTGCCGCCCCACAGCGACGGACAGAACTCGACCCGTTTGCCGAGCACCGGCTTGTGGTCGGGATCGAGGATCGGCCGGCCGGTCTCGGCCTCGATGCCCTTCCAGACATTGGTCTTCACGAACGGCCAGCCGGCGACATAATTGATCTTGTCGGGCTTGCGCTCCAGCACCCAGAAGATCGCATCGCGGCCGGGGTGGATCAGGCTCTTGAACGACCGCCCCTCGCGTTGCAGATCGATCAGCATCGGCGCATCGACCTCGTCCCAGTCCCATGAATCGTTCTGGTGATACTGGAAATGGGTCTTGATCTTGCCGCTGTCGGGATCGAGCGCCAGCA
Coding sequences within:
- a CDS encoding methanol/ethanol family PQQ-dependent dehydrogenase produces the protein MTRKQLLLSSCVAFTCLISTIAVAGPIDNYSPVTSARLENPEPGNWMLYRRTYDGQGFSPLDQINTSNVKDLKPVWTFSTGVLEGHEAPPIVNNGVMFVATPMGQVIALNAKTGEEYWRYKRQLPDDLFQLHPTSRGVGLWEDKLYLATTDDHVVALDAKTGKVLWDTKVQDYKKGQYMTLMPLVVDGKVIVGGSGGEFGVRGYVVAFDAGSGKELWRTFTIPGEGEPGHETWSGDDWKSGGGAAWMTGTYDKDTKTVYWGIGNASPWPGSMHPGDNLYTSSVLALDPDSGKIKTHFQYHQNDSWDWDEVDAPMLIDLQREGRSFKSLIHPGRDAIFWVLERKPDKINYVAGWPFVKTNVWKGIEAETGRPILDPDHKPVLGKRVEFCPSLWGGKDWPSAAYSPNTKLVYVPANENFCGGFTGEKQPLVPGQLWLGTKPEDIGLFPAPNADHFGELQAWDPATGKKVWQHDYKTSQLFGSVTATAGDLVLAGGTNDRAFRIFNAKTGELLWEQKTNSGIMAMPMSYEVDGTQYIAVQSGWGVDAQRIQDALAGKVAGFENNVPQGGVIWVFALNKK